One segment of Phragmites australis chromosome 13, lpPhrAust1.1, whole genome shotgun sequence DNA contains the following:
- the LOC133888935 gene encoding ubiquitin carboxyl-terminal hydrolase 27 isoform X2, with translation MGKFMHGQPLISHSGVSRHHYSLAAVAVGLGIGVAGLCKVLHSGLAIPWVSPRKFFSGTQEVYYVGGLRNLGNNCFLNVILQALASCDCFVSFLDNLIGTDDLLPEEKTERMPLIFALSSLLEELSIVRDERVVLNPQGVMHALSLYVSHFNLTRQQDASEAFLHLLISLRDEFSCCYVPHSSLADITLSHSKVYNQREGNQPECKRWKQNLFGPFDGTIGSILSCRNCSSVISGCSLVDCLKYFTVVEHLDNYRCDRCWHIAAAKYLSHKSEVDEEKVDKLHNCVDYGTCSCRHMFSPGEILCSASSQGTKQLIISQCPKILCIHLLRASVSLDGEPVKHQGHISFPLLLNLSPFAGGTLSTGQGFGPLAMNAHRDGQQALHLYRQLNMRMPLNVLPTGGNLSSQPCKEEGTNNSGGSIYVGNIHVANSSSSSSPPLPLPSSSRSKLYGLSAVVEHYGKCGGGHYAVYKGITSNSNANDPGRPPAGLGKRWFYISDGHVSQVSEDDVLGAEATLLFYERL, from the exons ATGGGGAAATTTATGCATGGACAGCCACTGATATCTCATAGTGGTGTAAGTCGACATCACTATAGTCTTGCAGCTGTTGCTGTTGGCTTGGGAATAGGAGTTGCTGGGTTATGCAAGGTACTGCATAGCGGTTTGGCCATACCATGGGTTTCTCCGAGGAAGTTCTTTTCGGGGACACAGGAAGTTTACTACGTTGGAGGTCTACGAAATCTTGGCAACAATTGCTTTCTTAATGTTATCCTGCAG GCACTTGCTAGCTGTGATTGTTTTGTTTCCTTTCTAGATAATTTGATCGGGACTGATGACTTGCTACCTGAGGAAAAGACTGAAAGAATGCCTCTTATCTTTGCTCTAAGTTCCCTATTGGAAG AGTTGAGCATAGTGCGAGATGAAAGAGTTGTATTGAATCCACAAGGAGTAATGCATGCTCTGAGTTTATATGTTAGTCACTTCAATTTGACCAGACAGCAG GATGCTTCCGAAGCTTTTCTTCATCTTCTGATCTCACTGAGGGATGAATTTTCCTGTTGTTATGTACCACATAGTTCTCTGGCAGACATCACCCTGTCTCACTCCAAAGTATACAATCAAAGGGAAGGTAACCAGCCTGAATGCAAGCGCTGGAAACAAAATCTATTTGGCCCCTTTGATGGGACTATTGGCAGCATCTTGTCTTGCAGAAATTGCTCGTCTGTG ATCAGTGGGTGTAGTTTGGTGGATTGCCTGAAGTACTTCACTGTGGTGGAGCATCTTGACAATTATCGCTGTGATCGGTGTTGGCATATTGCTGCTGCCAAATATCTATCGCATAAATCAGAAGTTGATGAG GAAAAAGTTGACAAACTTCACAACTGTGTCGACTATGGCACTTGCAGTTGCAGGCATATGTTTTCCCCAGGGGAAATATTATGTTCGGCATCTTCACAAGGAACGAAGCAGTTGATTATCAGTCAGTGCCCGAAG ATTTTGTGCATTCATTTGCTACGTGCTTCAGTCAGTCTTGATGGTGAACCCGTCAAGCATCAG GGGCATATTTCTTTTCCTTTACTTCTCAATCTATCCCCATTTGCGGGGGGTACATTGAGCACTGGACAAGGATTTGGACCTTTGGCAATGAACGCGCATAGAGATGGCCAGCAAGCTCTCCATCTGTATCGGCAACTCAATATGCGGATGCCCTTGAATGTGTTACCTACTGGTGGGAACCTATCAAGTCAGCCGTGTAAGGAAGAAGGAACAAACAATAGTGGTGGCTCAATTTATGTG GGAAACATTCATGTGGCTAATAgttcgtcatcttcatcaccaccGCTGCCAttgccatcatcatcaaggagcAAGTTATATGGTCTCTCAGCCGtggtggagcactatgggaaaTGCGGAGGAGGGCATTACGCTGTTTACAAGGGAATAACATCGAATTCTAATGCTAATGATCCAGGGCGACCTCCTGCAGGTCTTGGCAAGCGGTGGTTTTACATCTCAGATGGTCACGTATCGCAAGTTTCAGAGGATGATGTTTTGGGTGCGGAGGCCACCCTCCTTTTCTATGAAAGATTGTAG
- the LOC133888935 gene encoding ubiquitin carboxyl-terminal hydrolase 27 isoform X3, producing MPLIFALSSLLEELSIVRDERVVLNPQGVMHALSLYVSHFNLTRQQDASEAFLHLLISLRDEFSCCYVPHSSLADITLSHSKVYNQREGNQPECKRWKQNLFGPFDGTIGSILSCRNCSSVLSLDFENFHCLPLSPVLNTNGDIISGCSLVDCLKYFTVVEHLDNYRCDRCWHIAAAKYLSHKSEVDEEKVDKLHNCVDYGTCSCRHMFSPGEILCSASSQGTKQLIISQCPKILCIHLLRASVSLDGEPVKHQGHISFPLLLNLSPFAGGTLSTGQGFGPLAMNAHRDGQQALHLYRQLNMRMPLNVLPTGGNLSSQPCKEEGTNNSGGSIYVGNIHVANSSSSSSPPLPLPSSSRSKLYGLSAVVEHYGKCGGGHYAVYKGITSNSNANDPGRPPAGLGKRWFYISDGHVSQVSEDDVLGAEATLLFYERL from the exons ATGCCTCTTATCTTTGCTCTAAGTTCCCTATTGGAAG AGTTGAGCATAGTGCGAGATGAAAGAGTTGTATTGAATCCACAAGGAGTAATGCATGCTCTGAGTTTATATGTTAGTCACTTCAATTTGACCAGACAGCAG GATGCTTCCGAAGCTTTTCTTCATCTTCTGATCTCACTGAGGGATGAATTTTCCTGTTGTTATGTACCACATAGTTCTCTGGCAGACATCACCCTGTCTCACTCCAAAGTATACAATCAAAGGGAAGGTAACCAGCCTGAATGCAAGCGCTGGAAACAAAATCTATTTGGCCCCTTTGATGGGACTATTGGCAGCATCTTGTCTTGCAGAAATTGCTCGTCTGTG CTGTCATTGGACTTTGAGAATTTTCACTGCTTGCCTCTCTCACCAGTGCTTAATACAAATGGAGATATT ATCAGTGGGTGTAGTTTGGTGGATTGCCTGAAGTACTTCACTGTGGTGGAGCATCTTGACAATTATCGCTGTGATCGGTGTTGGCATATTGCTGCTGCCAAATATCTATCGCATAAATCAGAAGTTGATGAG GAAAAAGTTGACAAACTTCACAACTGTGTCGACTATGGCACTTGCAGTTGCAGGCATATGTTTTCCCCAGGGGAAATATTATGTTCGGCATCTTCACAAGGAACGAAGCAGTTGATTATCAGTCAGTGCCCGAAG ATTTTGTGCATTCATTTGCTACGTGCTTCAGTCAGTCTTGATGGTGAACCCGTCAAGCATCAG GGGCATATTTCTTTTCCTTTACTTCTCAATCTATCCCCATTTGCGGGGGGTACATTGAGCACTGGACAAGGATTTGGACCTTTGGCAATGAACGCGCATAGAGATGGCCAGCAAGCTCTCCATCTGTATCGGCAACTCAATATGCGGATGCCCTTGAATGTGTTACCTACTGGTGGGAACCTATCAAGTCAGCCGTGTAAGGAAGAAGGAACAAACAATAGTGGTGGCTCAATTTATGTG GGAAACATTCATGTGGCTAATAgttcgtcatcttcatcaccaccGCTGCCAttgccatcatcatcaaggagcAAGTTATATGGTCTCTCAGCCGtggtggagcactatgggaaaTGCGGAGGAGGGCATTACGCTGTTTACAAGGGAATAACATCGAATTCTAATGCTAATGATCCAGGGCGACCTCCTGCAGGTCTTGGCAAGCGGTGGTTTTACATCTCAGATGGTCACGTATCGCAAGTTTCAGAGGATGATGTTTTGGGTGCGGAGGCCACCCTCCTTTTCTATGAAAGATTGTAG
- the LOC133888935 gene encoding ubiquitin carboxyl-terminal hydrolase 27 isoform X1, whose product MGKFMHGQPLISHSGVSRHHYSLAAVAVGLGIGVAGLCKVLHSGLAIPWVSPRKFFSGTQEVYYVGGLRNLGNNCFLNVILQALASCDCFVSFLDNLIGTDDLLPEEKTERMPLIFALSSLLEELSIVRDERVVLNPQGVMHALSLYVSHFNLTRQQDASEAFLHLLISLRDEFSCCYVPHSSLADITLSHSKVYNQREGNQPECKRWKQNLFGPFDGTIGSILSCRNCSSVLSLDFENFHCLPLSPVLNTNGDIISGCSLVDCLKYFTVVEHLDNYRCDRCWHIAAAKYLSHKSEVDEEKVDKLHNCVDYGTCSCRHMFSPGEILCSASSQGTKQLIISQCPKILCIHLLRASVSLDGEPVKHQGHISFPLLLNLSPFAGGTLSTGQGFGPLAMNAHRDGQQALHLYRQLNMRMPLNVLPTGGNLSSQPCKEEGTNNSGGSIYVGNIHVANSSSSSSPPLPLPSSSRSKLYGLSAVVEHYGKCGGGHYAVYKGITSNSNANDPGRPPAGLGKRWFYISDGHVSQVSEDDVLGAEATLLFYERL is encoded by the exons ATGGGGAAATTTATGCATGGACAGCCACTGATATCTCATAGTGGTGTAAGTCGACATCACTATAGTCTTGCAGCTGTTGCTGTTGGCTTGGGAATAGGAGTTGCTGGGTTATGCAAGGTACTGCATAGCGGTTTGGCCATACCATGGGTTTCTCCGAGGAAGTTCTTTTCGGGGACACAGGAAGTTTACTACGTTGGAGGTCTACGAAATCTTGGCAACAATTGCTTTCTTAATGTTATCCTGCAG GCACTTGCTAGCTGTGATTGTTTTGTTTCCTTTCTAGATAATTTGATCGGGACTGATGACTTGCTACCTGAGGAAAAGACTGAAAGAATGCCTCTTATCTTTGCTCTAAGTTCCCTATTGGAAG AGTTGAGCATAGTGCGAGATGAAAGAGTTGTATTGAATCCACAAGGAGTAATGCATGCTCTGAGTTTATATGTTAGTCACTTCAATTTGACCAGACAGCAG GATGCTTCCGAAGCTTTTCTTCATCTTCTGATCTCACTGAGGGATGAATTTTCCTGTTGTTATGTACCACATAGTTCTCTGGCAGACATCACCCTGTCTCACTCCAAAGTATACAATCAAAGGGAAGGTAACCAGCCTGAATGCAAGCGCTGGAAACAAAATCTATTTGGCCCCTTTGATGGGACTATTGGCAGCATCTTGTCTTGCAGAAATTGCTCGTCTGTG CTGTCATTGGACTTTGAGAATTTTCACTGCTTGCCTCTCTCACCAGTGCTTAATACAAATGGAGATATT ATCAGTGGGTGTAGTTTGGTGGATTGCCTGAAGTACTTCACTGTGGTGGAGCATCTTGACAATTATCGCTGTGATCGGTGTTGGCATATTGCTGCTGCCAAATATCTATCGCATAAATCAGAAGTTGATGAG GAAAAAGTTGACAAACTTCACAACTGTGTCGACTATGGCACTTGCAGTTGCAGGCATATGTTTTCCCCAGGGGAAATATTATGTTCGGCATCTTCACAAGGAACGAAGCAGTTGATTATCAGTCAGTGCCCGAAG ATTTTGTGCATTCATTTGCTACGTGCTTCAGTCAGTCTTGATGGTGAACCCGTCAAGCATCAG GGGCATATTTCTTTTCCTTTACTTCTCAATCTATCCCCATTTGCGGGGGGTACATTGAGCACTGGACAAGGATTTGGACCTTTGGCAATGAACGCGCATAGAGATGGCCAGCAAGCTCTCCATCTGTATCGGCAACTCAATATGCGGATGCCCTTGAATGTGTTACCTACTGGTGGGAACCTATCAAGTCAGCCGTGTAAGGAAGAAGGAACAAACAATAGTGGTGGCTCAATTTATGTG GGAAACATTCATGTGGCTAATAgttcgtcatcttcatcaccaccGCTGCCAttgccatcatcatcaaggagcAAGTTATATGGTCTCTCAGCCGtggtggagcactatgggaaaTGCGGAGGAGGGCATTACGCTGTTTACAAGGGAATAACATCGAATTCTAATGCTAATGATCCAGGGCGACCTCCTGCAGGTCTTGGCAAGCGGTGGTTTTACATCTCAGATGGTCACGTATCGCAAGTTTCAGAGGATGATGTTTTGGGTGCGGAGGCCACCCTCCTTTTCTATGAAAGATTGTAG